The sequence GGTTATTTTCTCACTGCCTCGAGTGATGATTGGCGCACATTGGTTTACTGATATTGCTGTCGGCTCGCTCTCAGTGGTACTGGTTGGTATAAGTTGGATATTACTGACGCCATTAAGCGATAAGATAATTAATGCCATCAACCGCCACTTGCCTGGGGCAACAACTCGATAGCCCGCACCTGCGCTTTATTGAGGCAAAACAGTCTATTTTTTGCCTCTCCCCTCATTAATGCTTCCACTCGATTATTATCACCAAATGGTTACAAATTCAGCTATTCCTCTTTAATATAAAACCTTACATTATGTTACATTAACATTTAGTAAAATAATGGTTATAAAAGCTCTCGCCTTTTATTAATCATTACGGTAATCTCAAAAACGTTTGTGCTCGGATATCCGTATTTTCACCGCTGTCCTGATTAATATTGTGCGTTCCTGCACATTTATTCGGTTAAGTGATTGTCTCATCGGACCACAACCAATAATCTCGATTCGTTTGGCAATTTTGGTAGCGACATCCGTCGTAAGGACAGCAAGGGAAAACAACAACAATGGTCAAGTCTCAACCTATTATGAGATATATTCTGCGGGTAATTCCTGCGGTTGCAGCAGCGGTAATGTTATCCGCGTGTAGTTCACCACAGACTTCGAACTTACATAATTCGCAAACTGAGATGCGTGCAGTTAATGACAAAGATGGGCTTTTACTGCAAGCCTCTCAGGATGAATTCGAAGCAATGGTGCGCAACGTTGACGTCAAGTCGAAGATTTTAGAACAGTATGCAGGGTGGAAAGGGGTTCGTTATCGTTTAGGCGGTAGCACCAAACGCGGGATTGATTGTTCCGCATTTGTACAAACCACTTTCCGTGAACAATTTGGTATGGATTTGCCGCGCTCAACCTCTGAGCAGCAGGATCTCGGTAAAAAAATCCAACGGACTAAATTGCGCCCCGGTGATTTGGTGCTGTTTCGTGCAGGATCGACTGGTCGCCATGTAGGTATCTATCTAGGTAACGATAAATTTGTTCATGCATCGACCAGTGTCGGTGTGACAATATCGAGCCTAAATGAAGATTATTGGAATAAGCGTTATCGCGATGGGCGCCGAGTACTAAGTAGCGGTTCGCGCAGCTAGCACATTTTTATTCCTGTTGTCCGAGATACCAAACGAAATGCTAAAACGCTGCCACTGGCAGCGTTTTTTATTGCCTGATACTCAATATTCCCACCTCTAACCCTATTTCCGATCAGATTGTAGGAAATCTCTTTTTTTATTGAAAACAGCGAAATTCAAGAATTATCTGTGTAAAATGCGCATCTCTTAACCAAGACGTTTCTGGCATAAAGGCATATCTACCAACGATTATCCTTTATAAGAATATGTAAATTGCATTAATAAGCTGAAAATTTGTTTTACTGAAATATATCAATGAATGTCCATTTCACTTATTTGATGCATCTAATGGGCATCTTTTCTTTATATTGGATTAGCTTGAAATTCAATTTGATAAGCTAATTAATGTCGATAACGCTCATTGGCAAACCGGTAGCGCGACGTTACTAACTTATTTATACTCATACCACTTTATCAAACATGCTGAGGGGCGGCGTCACATGGGTTCAAGCAGTGCTTTCTCACGCAATATTCTATCCAGACGCCATCTTGTAAAAAAAAGTGTCATTCTTGCCCTCTGTTTCTTTATTTGTTTTGTCATTATTACGCTGTCATTACTTTATCGCAGCAGCGAACGTAAATTAACAACACAAAGTGATCACATTATCTCCTACTCGTCTCAGTTCCTGAATGAACTGACAACAACCATGTCTCAGCTTATACCTCTGAGCACGAAGAGTTGTGAGCAAGCCAGTTCCGCTCTTCACTATCGTGCTGCATTTACTAATGGTGTCAGAGCATTCTTATTGGTGAAAGACGATATTGCTTATTGCTCTTCAGCGACCGGTGCGATGCATGTACCGGCCACTGTGCTATATCCCAAAATTAATTTATCCCAGCCGATAGATTTTGAGATTCAGCAAGGCACGCCCATGATGCCAAGCAAACCCGCAATTGGTGTTTGGTTGCGAGAAGCTGGTCGCGGTAATACCGGCGTATTGGCTACGCTCGAATTAGCCCTACATCCCTATTTGTTGCTAAATTATTCAGATAATCAAGTGAATGGGTTAGCCATTATTATCGATGAATTAGCGGTAACCACTTTTAACTCTAAAGTAATACCCATCAGCCAGTTACCTGCCAGGAGCGCCCGTGAGGTGCAATTACCCGGTTACCCGATTAAGATATTAATTTACCATACCAGCCTGACTGCTGATGATATTCGTATGACCTTATTAGGCGGGCTGTTACTTGCCGCTCTGGTCGGGATTTTGGCTTATTATATTTTAATTGCCAGCCAAAGTGCTGAAGCTGAAATTTTGCGTGGTATCCGCCGTGGTGAATTCTTTGTTGAGTATCAGCCGGCATTTCGTTCACATGATCGCACAATATCAGGTCTGGAAGCACTTATTCGCTGGCAGCACCCTATTGAAGGGCGAATTTCACCAGATCTCTTTATTCCCTATGCAGAAGCTCAGCATCTGATACAACCACTGACTCGGCACTTATTTGAGTTAATTCTCAGGGATTGTGAGTTAATGGCAGACCACATTCCGGCCGGTACTAAGCTTGCTTTTAATATTTCCCCAGTCCATCTGGCGGATGACCAGTTCCGCAAAGATGTCTCCCACCTGTTGCAGCAATTAAATACCGATATCTTTGCGCCGGTATTCGAGATAACTGAGCGGGGCATGGTTGAAGAGGAGTTAGCCATTAAGCAATTTGCGTGGCTGCATTCACAGGGCGTACAAATTGCAGTCGATGACTTTGGCACTGGCCATAGCGCGCTAATCTATTTAGAACGTTTTACTTTAGATTATATTAAAATTGATCGCGGATTTGTCAGCACTATCTGTGTTAATACTGTGGCGGCACCAGTATTAGATGCAGTATTAATGTTAGCTAAGAAGCTGAATATTGAGACCGTCGCCGAGGGGGTTGAGACCGAACAACAACTCCACTATTTGGTACAGCACAATGTTAACTACCTACAAGGTTATTTACTGAGCAAACCATTGTCTGTTGAAGATTTAATTACATTTTGTCATAAGCAAAATGGCTAATAAAAACTAGCCCACAAGCTATAAGCGCGACAGCCCCCCATTGTGTCGCCGCCGATAAGCTGACCCAGGTCAGTGATTCGGGGGACAAATCTGCCGGGAGCAGATTTGAACGCTGCGGGCAGCGGCGAGACCCATCCATGGGCCTCGTAATGAGCATCGCCCACACTGCTGAAGTTTAAAGTCCGCTAGATATTATTGGCTTAATGTTTGCTTTACGCCCCTGCAAACTGGTAATTTCGTTTAAGATTATTACTATCTGAATGGAATGCAGGAGATCACCACTAATATGTTGTTACGCCTATTTGCTGCCTTGGCGCTTTCTGCCCTGAGTTTCGGTCTACAGGCTGAAACTATTAAAGAGGGTGCTTCTTTTGCCATACTGGGCGAACCTAAGTATTCATCAGATTTTAGCCATTTCGATTACGTTAATCCGGCGGCCCCCAAGGGGGGTAATATTACCTTAGCCACCATTGGCACCTTTGATAACTTCAACCGCTATGCCTTACGCGGCAACGCGGCAATCCGGACGGAGAGGTTATATGATTCGCTATTTAGCACCTCAGACGATGAGATTGGTAGCTATTATCCGCTAATTGCAGAGTCAGCGCGTTATGCCCCTGATTTCCACTGGATTGAAGTTGATATCAATCCCCGCGCTCGTTTTCATGATGACACCCCGATTACCGCGCAGGATGTCGCATTTACATTCAATAAATTCATGACCGAAGGCGTGCCGCAATTTCGCATCATCTATAAAGATGTGCAGGTCAAAGCCATTTCCAACCTGACCGTGCGTTTTGAATTCCCCGAGCCCAATAAAGATAAAATGCTGGGCCTGTTTGGCTTGCCGGTCATGCCCGAACACTTCTGGAAAGAGCATAAATTGAGTGACCCGCTGAGTAAACCGCCGGTCAGCAGCGGCCCCTACCGCATTGGCAAATATAAGATGGGGCAATTTATTACCTATGAGCGGGTGCGAAATTACTGGGCCGCTAACTTACCGGTCAATCGTGGCCAGCATAATTTTGACACCATCCGTTATGACTACTATTTAGACGACAAAGTCGCGCTGGAGGCATTTAAAGCTGGCGCCTTTGATTTCCGCGAAGAGAGCTCACCGAAAAGCTGGGCGACCCAATATGTGGGCGGCAACTTTGCAAAAAACTATATTATCAAGCAGGATATTGTCGATAACTCCGCACAAAATACCCGCTGGCTGGCATTTAATGTCCAACGCCCTATTTTTAGCGATCGACGGGTTCGCCAGGCGCTGACACTGGCTTTTGATTTTGACTGGATGAATAAAGCTTTTTATTTCAACAGCTATCAGCGCACCAATAGCTTCTTCCAGAATACCGAATATGCGGCAACAGGTTATCCGGACAGCGCAGAGCTGGCTTGGTTAGCCCCACTCAAAGGCAAAATACCGCCAGAAGTCTTCAACCAAATTTATCAGCCGCCGCAAACCGATGGCAGCGGCGATGCACGGGATAATCTGTTAAAAGCGCGCGAGTTACTGGCCCAAGCGGGCTGGGAAGTCAAAAATCAGCAGTTGGTCAACAGTAAAACCGGCAAACCTTTTGAGTTTGAATTGCTGCTACTCAGTGGCAGCAACTTCCAATATGTTCAGCCGTTCAAACATAATTTGCTGCGTTTGGGCATTACCATGACAGTCCGCGAGGTTGACAGCTCTCAGTTTGTTAACCGCCTGCGCAGCCGGGATTACGACATGATCCCCACCGTTTACGGGGCGATGCCCTACCCTAGCCCCAATCTGCGCATATTGTGGAGCTCGGCTTATGTCGACTCCACCTATAACGCCTCTGGCATTAAAGATCCGGCTATTGATCAGTTAATTGAATTGATAGTCAAACATCAGGAGCAACCGGAAGCCTTGCTATCTCTGGGTCGCGCCCTTGACCGGGTGTTAATCTGGAACCAGTTGATGATCCCGATGTGGTACTCCAACCATAGCCGCTTTGCTTATTGGGATAAGTTCTCAATGCCTGCACAACGCCCCACCTATTCGCTAGGATTTGATAGCTGGTGGTTTGATGTCAACAAGG comes from Yersinia bercovieri ATCC 43970 and encodes:
- the mepS gene encoding bifunctional murein DD-endopeptidase/murein LD-carboxypeptidase, whose product is MVKSQPIMRYILRVIPAVAAAVMLSACSSPQTSNLHNSQTEMRAVNDKDGLLLQASQDEFEAMVRNVDVKSKILEQYAGWKGVRYRLGGSTKRGIDCSAFVQTTFREQFGMDLPRSTSEQQDLGKKIQRTKLRPGDLVLFRAGSTGRHVGIYLGNDKFVHASTSVGVTISSLNEDYWNKRYRDGRRVLSSGSRS
- a CDS encoding cyclic di-GMP phosphodiesterase, giving the protein MGSSSAFSRNILSRRHLVKKSVILALCFFICFVIITLSLLYRSSERKLTTQSDHIISYSSQFLNELTTTMSQLIPLSTKSCEQASSALHYRAAFTNGVRAFLLVKDDIAYCSSATGAMHVPATVLYPKINLSQPIDFEIQQGTPMMPSKPAIGVWLREAGRGNTGVLATLELALHPYLLLNYSDNQVNGLAIIIDELAVTTFNSKVIPISQLPARSAREVQLPGYPIKILIYHTSLTADDIRMTLLGGLLLAALVGILAYYILIASQSAEAEILRGIRRGEFFVEYQPAFRSHDRTISGLEALIRWQHPIEGRISPDLFIPYAEAQHLIQPLTRHLFELILRDCELMADHIPAGTKLAFNISPVHLADDQFRKDVSHLLQQLNTDIFAPVFEITERGMVEEELAIKQFAWLHSQGVQIAVDDFGTGHSALIYLERFTLDYIKIDRGFVSTICVNTVAAPVLDAVLMLAKKLNIETVAEGVETEQQLHYLVQHNVNYLQGYLLSKPLSVEDLITFCHKQNG
- a CDS encoding extracellular solute-binding protein; the protein is MLLRLFAALALSALSFGLQAETIKEGASFAILGEPKYSSDFSHFDYVNPAAPKGGNITLATIGTFDNFNRYALRGNAAIRTERLYDSLFSTSDDEIGSYYPLIAESARYAPDFHWIEVDINPRARFHDDTPITAQDVAFTFNKFMTEGVPQFRIIYKDVQVKAISNLTVRFEFPEPNKDKMLGLFGLPVMPEHFWKEHKLSDPLSKPPVSSGPYRIGKYKMGQFITYERVRNYWAANLPVNRGQHNFDTIRYDYYLDDKVALEAFKAGAFDFREESSPKSWATQYVGGNFAKNYIIKQDIVDNSAQNTRWLAFNVQRPIFSDRRVRQALTLAFDFDWMNKAFYFNSYQRTNSFFQNTEYAATGYPDSAELAWLAPLKGKIPPEVFNQIYQPPQTDGSGDARDNLLKARELLAQAGWEVKNQQLVNSKTGKPFEFELLLLSGSNFQYVQPFKHNLLRLGITMTVREVDSSQFVNRLRSRDYDMIPTVYGAMPYPSPNLRILWSSAYVDSTYNASGIKDPAIDQLIELIVKHQEQPEALLSLGRALDRVLIWNQLMIPMWYSNHSRFAYWDKFSMPAQRPTYSLGFDSWWFDVNKAARLPTERQ